In Sphingopyxis sp. FD7, a single window of DNA contains:
- a CDS encoding DUF1905 domain-containing protein codes for MPRWRAPTLGVSTSLDTSGLARVESFTVTTPLWRWQSVTSPGAWHFVTIAGEAADGIRLAAIGGQWLDGRRGFGSAKVRATIGDTSWTTSVFPHRESGGWLLPVKAAVRKAEGLAEGDDVTVTVSL; via the coding sequence ATGCCCAGATGGCGGGCACCGACGCTGGGTGTCTCGACGTCGCTCGACACGAGCGGGTTAGCGCGGGTGGAATCCTTCACCGTCACGACGCCGCTGTGGCGCTGGCAATCGGTGACCTCGCCGGGGGCGTGGCATTTCGTGACCATCGCGGGCGAGGCGGCCGACGGCATCCGGCTGGCGGCGATCGGCGGACAATGGCTCGACGGGCGGCGCGGGTTCGGATCGGCCAAGGTGCGCGCGACGATCGGCGACACCAGCTGGACCACTTCGGTCTTTCCGCACAGGGAAAGCGGTGGCTGGCTGCTTCCCGTCAAGGCCGCGGTGCGCAAGGCCGAGGGGCTGGCCGAGGGCGACGATGTGACGGTGACGGTCAGTCTTTAG
- a CDS encoding peptidylprolyl isomerase, whose translation MNHRLLAAVAALALIAPAAAEDAPPAPPSPGEIVAAAPAADWIAIAPSDLLVMELAPDSAGKPRRVVIQLMPAPFSQGWIGNIRKLAAAHWWDGTSINRVQDNYVVQWGDATEKKPLPAGLAKVSEREYVTATKGTGGSVPSDGKTPPMFWSGYSPGWVWVDHPDAYAKKHSFFLGWPFGSNDGRSGWAIHCYGMVGVGRNLSPDTGSGAELYTVIGHAPRHLDRNIALVGRVVEGIEHLSSLPRGTGALGFYEEEAERVPIASIRLATDLPQADRPRFEYLSTESESFARYADARANRRDPFFIKPAGGADICNIPVPVRAAVK comes from the coding sequence ATGAACCATCGCCTGCTCGCCGCCGTTGCGGCCCTCGCTCTCATCGCTCCCGCTGCTGCTGAGGACGCGCCGCCCGCGCCGCCGTCGCCGGGCGAAATCGTCGCCGCGGCGCCCGCAGCGGACTGGATCGCGATCGCGCCATCGGACCTGCTGGTGATGGAGCTGGCGCCCGATAGCGCGGGCAAGCCGCGCCGCGTCGTCATCCAGCTGATGCCCGCGCCCTTCAGCCAGGGATGGATCGGCAACATCCGCAAGCTCGCCGCCGCGCATTGGTGGGACGGGACGAGCATCAACCGGGTGCAGGACAATTATGTCGTCCAGTGGGGCGATGCGACCGAGAAGAAGCCGCTCCCCGCGGGATTGGCGAAGGTGTCGGAGCGCGAATATGTTACCGCGACAAAAGGCACAGGCGGTAGCGTTCCTTCCGACGGAAAAACGCCACCGATGTTTTGGAGCGGATACTCGCCGGGCTGGGTTTGGGTCGATCATCCGGATGCCTATGCTAAGAAGCATAGTTTTTTTCTCGGGTGGCCTTTTGGCAGCAACGACGGTCGGTCAGGCTGGGCCATTCATTGCTATGGCATGGTCGGCGTCGGCCGCAATCTGTCGCCCGATACCGGCAGCGGCGCCGAACTTTATACTGTCATCGGCCATGCGCCGCGGCATCTTGACCGCAATATCGCGCTCGTCGGCCGCGTCGTCGAGGGGATCGAGCATCTGTCGAGCCTGCCGCGCGGAACAGGCGCGCTCGGCTTTTACGAGGAGGAGGCGGAGCGGGTGCCGATCGCATCGATTCGCCTCGCCACCGATTTGCCGCAGGCCGACCGGCCGCGATTCGAATATCTGTCGACCGAGAGCGAGAGCTTTGCGCGTTATGCCGATGCGCGCGCCAATCGCCGCGATCCCTTTTTCATAAAACCCGCGGGCGGCGCCGACATCTGTAACATTCCGGTGCCGGTTCGGGCGGCAGTGAAATGA
- a CDS encoding recombinase family protein — MKQVRCAIYTRKSHEEGLEQEFNSLDAQFAACSAYVASQASEGWALIDARYDDGGISGGTLERPALQRLLTDIAASRIDIVVVYKVDRLTRSLLDFARLVEAFDKAGTSFVSVTQSFNTTTSMGRLTLNMLLSFAQFEREVTAERIRDKLAASKRRGMWMGGVVPLGYKPNGRTLEIAEEHAGLIHFIFESYVELGSVRAVVNRLEADGTRKPVRLSMKGDRTFGGKPFIRSEIHAILRNPIYIGRIRHGDTSYPGLHPPIIDRELWDRAQHQLLEHGGGPRSAPSARHPSLLSQLLFDDRGEPLISTHANKGQVRHRYYVSRSLVRNAGGPRGGGMRVPAKEIERLVLDRLCGLLSDPVSLFEIIGARLPNGHDIGMIGQQGGVLVERLRDSRAAAVQLFLRDLISRIDIMPAEVRIQLNPSGLGKHLGIPIPSDASFQPIVVPAIVKRSGRAMRMMLDNGRAANEREPDGGLISTIAKAHRWWNRLVDEPGLTISEIARAEGVTPSWITRVIRLAFLDPAIVARIVDGKAPPHIDTKRLTQSDAIPLSWTEQRRRLGISERR, encoded by the coding sequence ATGAAGCAGGTCCGCTGCGCGATCTACACCCGCAAGTCGCATGAGGAAGGGCTGGAGCAGGAATTCAACTCGCTCGACGCGCAGTTCGCCGCCTGCTCCGCCTATGTCGCCAGCCAGGCAAGCGAGGGATGGGCGCTGATCGACGCGCGTTACGATGACGGCGGCATCTCGGGCGGCACGCTGGAGCGGCCGGCGCTCCAACGTCTGCTTACCGACATCGCCGCTAGCCGGATCGACATCGTGGTGGTCTACAAGGTCGACCGGCTAACCCGTTCACTGCTCGACTTCGCCAGGCTGGTCGAGGCCTTCGACAAGGCCGGAACCAGCTTCGTGTCCGTCACCCAGTCGTTCAACACAACCACGAGCATGGGGCGTCTCACCCTCAACATGCTGCTGTCCTTCGCGCAGTTCGAGCGCGAGGTGACCGCAGAGCGCATCCGCGACAAGCTCGCCGCGTCGAAGCGGCGGGGCATGTGGATGGGCGGGGTCGTCCCTCTGGGCTACAAGCCAAATGGTCGCACGCTTGAGATCGCCGAGGAGCATGCCGGGCTTATCCATTTCATCTTCGAGAGCTATGTGGAACTCGGCAGCGTCCGCGCGGTGGTCAATCGCCTGGAAGCGGATGGGACCCGCAAACCGGTTCGCCTGTCGATGAAGGGCGATCGGACCTTCGGGGGCAAGCCGTTCATTCGCAGCGAAATCCACGCCATCCTGCGCAATCCGATCTACATCGGCCGCATCCGCCATGGCGACACCAGCTATCCGGGTCTGCATCCTCCGATCATCGACCGGGAATTGTGGGACAGAGCGCAACACCAGCTCCTCGAACATGGAGGCGGCCCGCGCTCGGCTCCGTCAGCCCGTCACCCTTCATTGCTGTCCCAACTGCTTTTCGACGATCGGGGCGAACCTCTGATATCGACACACGCCAACAAGGGACAGGTTCGCCATCGCTACTATGTCAGCCGTTCACTCGTCAGGAACGCCGGTGGTCCTCGCGGCGGCGGAATGCGGGTACCCGCAAAAGAGATCGAGCGGCTGGTCCTTGATCGCCTGTGCGGTCTGCTGTCCGATCCTGTCAGCCTGTTCGAGATCATCGGCGCGCGCCTGCCCAACGGACATGACATCGGTATGATTGGCCAGCAGGGTGGCGTGCTGGTCGAGAGGTTGCGAGATTCGCGAGCGGCAGCCGTTCAGTTGTTCCTGCGCGACCTGATCAGCCGGATCGACATCATGCCCGCCGAGGTCCGGATCCAGCTTAATCCCTCCGGCCTGGGCAAGCATCTCGGTATTCCCATTCCTTCGGATGCTTCCTTCCAGCCGATCGTCGTGCCCGCCATCGTGAAGCGCTCCGGCCGGGCGATGCGGATGATGCTCGACAATGGCCGCGCCGCCAACGAGCGGGAGCCGGACGGCGGTCTGATCTCGACCATCGCGAAAGCACATCGCTGGTGGAACCGACTGGTCGACGAGCCAGGTCTCACCATCAGTGAAATCGCGAGGGCCGAAGGCGTTACCCCCTCCTGGATCACGCGCGTCATCCGGCTTGCCTTTCTCGATCCCGCCATCGTCGCGCGGATCGTCGATGGGAAAGCACCGCCGCACATCGACACCAAGCGGCTGACGCAATCCGATGCCATCCCGTTGAGCTGGACCGAACAGCGGCGGCGTCTCGGAATATCGGAACGGCGTTAA
- a CDS encoding DUF2924 domain-containing protein — protein sequence MPKLRDHEAWIGELEVMELEELRETWRRRHRTPPPKVSAGLLRLALAHRFQEKAMGGLSNATRRRLRETVATGNPRTSILPGMRLMRVWKGVTHVVTMDEKGVIHWNNREWRSLSQVARAITGTQWSGPAFFGFRSKRDPVK from the coding sequence ATGCCGAAGCTCCGCGATCACGAGGCATGGATCGGAGAGCTCGAGGTCATGGAACTCGAGGAACTTCGCGAGACGTGGCGGCGGCGGCACCGGACGCCGCCGCCCAAAGTCAGCGCCGGTCTCCTCCGGTTGGCGCTGGCCCATCGATTTCAGGAGAAGGCGATGGGCGGCCTCTCCAACGCAACACGCCGCCGGCTGCGCGAAACCGTTGCCACCGGGAACCCGAGAACCTCCATCCTGCCGGGCATGCGGCTCATGCGCGTCTGGAAAGGCGTCACCCATGTGGTGACCATGGATGAGAAAGGCGTGATCCACTGGAATAACAGGGAATGGCGCAGCCTCAGCCAGGTCGCCCGCGCCATCACCGGCACACAATGGTCGGGGCCTGCCTTTTTCGGCTTCCGGTCCAAGCGAGACCCAGTCAAATGA
- a CDS encoding DUF3489 domain-containing protein gives MTIKLNDLQLILLSAASNRADGGLLPAPDSVSADQERLKAAISSLVRRKLVAKVGERVTITEAGRTAIGAEESPALATDVEAVDAKATPQVTDPTPTRAGTKAALLIDLLSREGGATLDDLTADTSWLPHTVRAALTGLRKKGRGITSEKVDGVRAWRIVG, from the coding sequence ATGACTATCAAGCTTAATGACCTGCAGCTCATCCTGCTCTCTGCCGCCAGCAATCGCGCGGATGGCGGCCTGCTGCCCGCGCCGGACAGCGTCTCGGCTGATCAAGAGCGTTTGAAGGCGGCGATCAGCTCACTTGTCCGGCGCAAGCTCGTCGCGAAGGTGGGGGAGCGTGTCACCATTACCGAAGCTGGCCGAACCGCGATCGGCGCGGAGGAGTCTCCCGCGCTGGCGACCGACGTCGAAGCTGTTGATGCGAAGGCCACTCCTCAGGTCACCGATCCGACACCAACTCGGGCTGGAACCAAGGCCGCTCTGCTGATCGACCTGCTCTCCCGCGAGGGCGGCGCCACGCTCGATGATCTCACGGCTGACACAAGCTGGCTGCCGCACACGGTACGCGCTGCACTCACCGGCCTGCGCAAGAAGGGACGTGGCATCACCAGCGAGAAGGTCGATGGCGTTCGTGCCTGGAGGATCGTGGGCTGA
- a CDS encoding IS3-like element ISSpma3 family transposase (programmed frameshift) → MKRLRFSEEQIIGVLKEAEAGAKTGELARRHGVSEATIYNWKAKYGGLEVSEAKRLRSLEDENAKLKRLLADSMLDNAALKDLLNKKMVTPAVQREAVAHLQACHGMSERRACRVTGADRKSMRYRSQRGDDAEVREKLRELAQQRRRFGYRRLHILLRREGVMINRKKTQRLYREEGLMVRRRRNRRRAIGARAPAPVLALPNQRWSLDFVHDQMASGRRFRVLNIVDDVTRECLRAVPDTSISGRRVVRELSDLIEERGRPGMIVSDNGTELTSNAVLAWCGEVGVEWHYIAPGKPMQNGYVESFNGRMRDELLNETLFLDLDHARTVIAAWAEDYNQARPHSALGYETPAAFAAELHKQWPVQLRPSGSAAQAIAYTALMRNKAAGL, encoded by the exons ATGAAGCGTTTGAGGTTTTCGGAAGAGCAGATCATCGGGGTGTTGAAGGAAGCGGAGGCGGGCGCGAAGACCGGCGAGCTGGCGCGGCGACACGGGGTGTCGGAAGCAACGATCTACAACTGGAAGGCCAAGTATGGCGGCCTTGAGGTGTCGGAGGCGAAGCGGCTACGCTCGCTCGAGGACGAGAACGCGAAGCTGAAGCGGTTGCTTGCGGACTCGATGCTGGACAATGCGGCGCTGAAGGATCTTCTCA ACAAAAAAATGGTGACGCCCGCCGTTCAGCGGGAAGCGGTCGCCCATCTCCAGGCTTGCCATGGGATGAGCGAGCGGCGGGCGTGCCGTGTCACAGGCGCCGATCGGAAGAGCATGCGCTACCGGTCGCAGCGTGGCGACGATGCCGAGGTTCGGGAGAAGCTGCGCGAGTTGGCGCAGCAGCGTCGCCGGTTCGGTTATCGGCGCCTGCATATCCTGCTGCGCCGGGAGGGCGTGATGATCAACAGGAAGAAGACCCAGCGCCTGTATCGAGAGGAGGGGCTGATGGTCCGACGAAGACGCAACCGGCGCCGGGCGATCGGTGCGCGGGCGCCCGCACCGGTGCTCGCGCTGCCGAACCAGCGGTGGAGCCTCGACTTTGTGCATGATCAGATGGCGTCAGGTCGGCGGTTCCGGGTGCTCAACATCGTGGACGATGTCACGCGGGAGTGCCTGCGCGCGGTGCCCGACACGTCGATCTCCGGGCGCCGGGTCGTGCGCGAGCTCAGCGATCTGATCGAGGAGCGCGGCAGACCGGGGATGATCGTCAGCGACAATGGGACCGAGCTGACATCGAACGCGGTGCTCGCATGGTGCGGTGAGGTCGGGGTCGAGTGGCATTATATCGCGCCGGGCAAGCCGATGCAGAACGGCTATGTCGAGAGCTTCAATGGCCGGATGCGCGATGAGCTTCTGAACGAGACGCTGTTCCTCGACCTCGATCATGCCCGCACAGTGATCGCGGCCTGGGCCGAAGATTACAACCAGGCGCGGCCACACTCGGCCCTTGGATATGAGACACCGGCGGCGTTCGCCGCCGAACTG